A window from Pangasianodon hypophthalmus isolate fPanHyp1 chromosome 4, fPanHyp1.pri, whole genome shotgun sequence encodes these proteins:
- the LOC128318141 gene encoding GMP reductase 2-like produces the protein MLGGMLAGHSESGGETIEKKAKKYKLFYGMSSDTAMKKQAGGVAEYRASEGKTVEVPYKGPVQVTVKDVLGGVRSTCTYVGAAKLKELSRRTTFIRVTQQLNTVFGNND, from the exons ATGCTGGGTGGAATGTTGGCAGGTCACTCTGAGAGCGGGGGTGAGACCATCGAGAAAAAGGCCAAAAAGTACAAACTGTTCTACGGCATGAGCTCTGATACGGCCATGAAGAAGCAGGCAGGAGGAGTAGCAGAGTACAG GGCGTCTGAGGGGAAGACAGTGGAGGTGCCCTATAAAGGGCCAGTGCAGGTCACTGTGAAGGATGTACTGGGTGGAGTTCGCTCCACCTGCACCTATGTAGGAGCTGCTAAGCTGAAGGAGCTGAGTCGTCGTACCACCTTCATTAGAGTGACTCAGCAACTAAACACTGTGTTTGGAAACAACGACTAA